One window from the genome of Colletotrichum higginsianum IMI 349063 chromosome 12, whole genome shotgun sequence encodes:
- a CDS encoding Ulp1 protease family protein, with protein MTVQTFLTRLNLLGEELHQREEILVLWTQLRLDFLRDPAFIGQHFVPWALQNVHSKTLELVTNTSYAEEINRLRPEIARRCKNVCARLETTLGVFIFCFGTTITSSRPCLDALNSLQQSHPGVSVFNLYSRFLETPTDGPGRKGTQKDLARMRLAIQSFNPDIWNRQQPRAAESLSVVPKRTNQLEPELELEPKPEPEPEPESEPELGRTAELLAAAPLGQEEVGFGGSDGDKDRVVRKHQRSISTQLHSPVRDAAFGHGDFDAATGAYSDESQNDDDGMDGECDELSTDDEDSLLELAKTPDNLHNDLSTILEESSSQLAAANTSAANAPEQGRRSQPPTASPVDSASSFKLQPELNPDLGEFGTTRDSSPMKLQSDGVVLRRFRKRSLSTSGLGLLPKSGYHSDSEISAQAQHKRIMLSSPSPEVKTTNKNVQRTALEPVMASLVTLLPKRWVNDLVIHTISQRFTSTRVGVIDGLVLCAAKSARLQLRLGQVVCKDEVLIFLNEPGHWILFRWLRASGVLEEYDSLRPAHTKRPGAERVKAFLRWACAQDNMAIELRQVECPQQRNDSDCGVFALCFARRLVDGGELDDLVDSDTERIYFSQCLFTSQNLSLKPPELRAIGLAVPYDRELRARQVLDFARRRRTYHDLLRDGSAGSALTEHIRRAAAADVDSLQLAGLAAVVSSLHQGHVTSLASALQTAAMVAAAAAEGEHERDVRDKLRQFLDALGQVKDPLAKVSSSSSLHSQVLRGSLVALRENGVISLSMWEALSHQPEVETEPLRRNLHDEYAMCCAYLVVLDYTVTKFRRARMKRGIETGVA; from the exons ATGACTGTCCAAACGTTTCTTACTCGCCTCAACCTCCTTGGCGAGGAGCTGCATCAGCGCGAAGAGATCTTGGTCCTCTGGACGCAGCTACGCCTGGATTTCCTCCGCGATCCCGCTTTCATCGGGCAACATTTCGTTCCGTGGGCGCTCCAAAATGTCCACAGCAAGACTCTAGAGCTCGTGACCAACACCTCCTACGCCGAGGAAATCAATAGACTACGTCCGGAAATCGCACGTCGCTGCAAGAACGTCTGCGCTCGTTTGGAGACCACACTCGGCGTGTTTATATTCTGCTTCGGCACCACCATCACATCCTCTCGGCCTTGCCTTGACGCCCTCAACAGCCTTCAACAGTCGCACCCTGGCGTCTCTGTCTTCAATCTCTACAGTCGCTTCCTGGAAACACCGACAGATGGGCCTGGGCGAAAAGGCACCCAGAAGGACCTGGCCAGAATGCGTCTCGCAATCCAGAGTT TCAACCCCGACATCTGGAACCGACAACAGCCCAGAGCCGCCGAGTCCCTATCTGTCGTGCCCAAGCGCACAAATCAACTCGAACCCGAACTCGAACTCGAACCCAAACCCGaaccggagccggagcccgAGTCGGAGCCGGAGCTGGGTAGAACCGCTGAGCTCCTCGCTGCTGCTCCCCTTGGACAAGAAGAGGTCGGTTTTGGCGGCTCAGACGGCGACAAGGACAGGGTGGTGAGGAAGCACCAACGCAGCATCAGCACACAACTACACAGTCCTGTAAGAGATGCTGCCTTTGGCCATGGAGACTTTGACGCCGCCACTGGCGCGTACTCGGACGAGAGCCAgaacgacgatgatggcATGGACGGGGAATGTGACGAGCTAagcaccgacgacgaggactcCCTTCTGGAACTGGCAAAAACTCCCGACAACCTCCACAACGACCTATCCACCATCCTGGAAGAATCTAGCTCACAACTAGCAGCCGCCAacacctccgccgccaacgccccCGAGCAAGGCAGGCGTAGCCAACCTCCGACGGCCTCCCCCGTCGACAGCGCTTCGTCTTTCAAGCTGCAGCCCGAACTCAACCCCGACCTAGGGGAGTTTGGTACAACTCGGGATTCCTCGCCTATGAAGCTGCAGAGCGATGGCGTTGTGCTAAGGAGATTCCGGAAAAGATCCCTCTCAACCTCGGGACTGGGACTACTGCCAAAGTCAGGCTACCATTCAGACTCGGAAATATCAGCTCAGGCTCAGCACAAGAGGATAATGCTATCCTCACCATCGCCTGAAGTAAAGACGACAAACAAGAACGTGCAGCGAACAGCGCTTGAGCCTGTCATGGCTAGCCTCGTCACGCTTCTACCCAAGCGCTGGGTAAACGACTTAGTGATACACACCATCTCCCAGCGCTTCACATCCACTAGGGTCGGGGTAATAGACGGTCTTGTCTTGTGTGCAGCCAAAAGCGCCAGACTGCAGTTAcgcctcggccaggtcgtcTGCAAGGACGAGGTGCTGATCTTTCTCAACGAGCCCGGCCATTGGATATTGTTTCGTTGGCTGCGCGCGTCAGGCGTGCTCGAAGAATATGACTCGTTGCGTCCGGCACACACCAAGCGTCCCGGTGCAGAACGAGTCAAGGCCTTCTTGCGATGGGCCTGCGCCCAAGACAACATGGCCATTGAGCTGCGGCAAGTTGAG TGCCCCCAGCAGCGCAACGACTCCGACTGCGGCGTCTTCGCACTATGTTTTGCTAGACGActtgtcgacggcggtgaGTTGGACGACCTGGTCGACAGCGACACCGAACGCATCTACTTTTCGCAGTGCCTTTTCACGTCTCAGAACCTTTCGCTCAAGCCGCCAGAGTTGCGGGCGATCGGTCTGGCCGTCCCTTACGACCGGGAACTCCGCGCTCGTCAGGTTCTGGACTttgctcggcggcggaggaccTACCACGATCTTCTCCGAGATGGATCGGCAGGCTCAGCATTGACCGAGCACATCAGACGTGCAGCAGCTGCCGATGTCGACAGCCTGCAACTAGCGGGACTCGCCGCCGTGGTTTCCAGCCTCCACCAAGGTCATGTCACAAGTCTCGCATCCGCCTTGCAAACCGCCGCCATGGTCGCAGCAGCCGCTGCTGAAGGAGAACACGAAAGAGATGTCAGAGACAAGCTTCGACAATTCCTCGATGCACTCGGACAAGTCAAGGACCCCTTAGCCAAGGTGTCCAGCTCGTCATCGCTGCATAGCCAGGTGCTTCGTGGAAGCCTGGTGGCCCTACGGGAAAACGGTGTCATTTCGCTGTCCATGTGGGAAGCCCTCTCCCACCAACCCGAGGTCGAAACCGAGCCTCTAAGA